CGGCACTAACACCCACAGTGAACGAAaacctctctctacctcctctCTTCCGGTGAGGCTGTCGGTTGGATTCTTAGCAGCATAAAACCTATCAGTAAACTAAAACCGGAGAGGCTGGGCAGGGGACCTAGCTGACACAAGCTGCTTGGCCAGATCCCAAAACCAGCCTCCAAGGAATCAGAAACGCCCCTCGTGGGCAAGAACGGGTGTGGAGGTAAATGCGATAGGGCCGCTGTTTCATAAAAAGATGGCAACGGctcgtgtgctctctctctctcctttcgaCACAACACAGAACAGAATTCCTAGCAAGGCAAAACTGCAACGTTGGCTGGGGAGGGCCCAAGGGCCATCGGGAAAACCAgcgtcctggctgccctgcgGGCGCTGCCCCAGGCTCCACGGGGAGCCAGTCAGCTGTCCGGGCTCTTCTCGGCCTCTTTGGAGTGGATGATATACATGAAGGTCTGCTCGATGGTGAAGTCGGGCGGGAGGCTGCCCTTGTGCACGCCCACGTGCTTGCTCATGAGATTGAGGGTGGAGCTGTAGTGGCCGCACACCGTGCAGCGGTACATGAGGGCCCCCGAGTGCGTCTTCAGGTGGCACTTGATGGTTGAGCGGCCCCGGAAGAACTTGTGGCACACCTTGCACTGGTACGGCTTCTCGCCCGTGTGGATGCGCCGGTGGTAGTTGAACTCGCTTGTGTGGGCAAACCTTTTGCCACAGACCTTGCAGCTGTACTTGCTGTTCCCAGGTTGGCCCTGCAGAGCCAGCTCCTCGCTCAGGAACTCCTCGGCCGGCAGCTTCCGCTtctgcagagctgggagctgcagcccAAAGCCGGGCCGTGCGTCAAGGCCACTGTTGCATTTGTGCTGGCTCACGTGGTAGCGATAGGCGGCCTCCGACTTGAAGCTCTGGCTGCACAGGTGGCAGCGGAAGAGGGCGTCTTCCAGGCTTTGGTGTACGGCCATGTGCTTCTCCAGCAGGTGCCAGTCCACAAAGCTGTTGGCACAGACGGAGCAGGAGAAGACGGAGATGCCCAGGTGGGAGAGCGTGTGCCACATGAGGCTGCACAGGTTGAGGTGGCGCTGGTCGCAGACACTGCAGGCCTGGCCCTTCAAGTTCAGGTGGTCGAGGATGTGGCCCCGGACCACGTGGAAATCTTTGGCCAATGCTTTCCCACAGGCAGCGCACTTCAGCTCCGGGCAGGCTGTCCCTGGAAACAGACCCAGCTTCCCGGGCAGGGGGTCGTTGGGGTGCACGATGACATTGTTCTCAAAGATCCCGTCCCGCCGGTGGAGGGTCAGCTGCCACTGGGTAAAGAATTTCGTTTCACACATGTCGCAGGAGAAGAGGAAAATGCCGATGTGGGACAGCACGTGGGTCACCCGGGAGTTCCGGTCCTGGAAGTGGGTCTCGCAAACCTTGCAGTTGCCTGTCAGCAGGTCCACGTGGTCCCGGGCGTGCTGCCGGATCAGCTGGATGTTGGGCTCTAGAACCTTCTTGCACACCTGGCAGGGCATGGCCTTGCTCTCGCGGCTGTCACTCTCGCCGAAGGTCAGCTCGTCCTCGCTGTCGTCGCTCAGCTCGATCACCTCCTCCGGGGCCCCGATCTCTTCGGTGGGGTCTTCAAACTGCAGCTCGTCATCCCCCAGGTCCTCGAGCTGCAGCTCGTCCACCTGCCCGAAG
The window above is part of the Oryctolagus cuniculus chromosome 11, mOryCun1.1, whole genome shotgun sequence genome. Proteins encoded here:
- the ZBTB39 gene encoding zinc finger and BTB domain-containing protein 39, producing the protein MGMRIKLQSTNHPNNLLKELNKCRLSETMCDVTIVVGSRSFPAHKAVLACAAGYFQNLFLNAGLDAARTYVVDFITPANFEKILSFVYTSELFTDLINVGVIYEVAERLGMEDLLRACHSTFPDLESTAVAKPLTGPGDSHPAALSCPSAEPAHPLGELRSGGEHFVPDRSYALPSDAGGSYKEEERSVAGDTGHGLPLSQPPLPPKTEDHDAPAAFPSVPSVVGQPALGTVSTGIQASASSCQPYKVQSNGDFGRNSFFTSDNAVDVTTGANSCVSSSDHSREPGFGQVDELQLEDLGDDELQFEDPTEEIGAPEEVIELSDDSEDELTFGESDSRESKAMPCQVCKKVLEPNIQLIRQHARDHVDLLTGNCKVCETHFQDRNSRVTHVLSHIGIFLFSCDMCETKFFTQWQLTLHRRDGIFENNVIVHPNDPLPGKLGLFPGTACPELKCAACGKALAKDFHVVRGHILDHLNLKGQACSVCDQRHLNLCSLMWHTLSHLGISVFSCSVCANSFVDWHLLEKHMAVHQSLEDALFRCHLCSQSFKSEAAYRYHVSQHKCNSGLDARPGFGLQLPALQKRKLPAEEFLSEELALQGQPGNSKYSCKVCGKRFAHTSEFNYHRRIHTGEKPYQCKVCHKFFRGRSTIKCHLKTHSGALMYRCTVCGHYSSTLNLMSKHVGVHKGSLPPDFTIEQTFMYIIHSKEAEKSPDS